The Ruminococcaceae bacterium R-25 genomic interval ATAAGAATCCGAATGAGCAGATGAGCACGGGATTCTCGAAAACAGCGAACAGCGACATTCCGACACCTGATACCGCAAGGCCCATCCAGAGCGCCCTTACGAAGTGCTTCTTGATGCCTCTGATGCCTAAGAGGATGCTTGTTACGAGCATGCCTGAAGCTGCCACCGTCTCAACGATTCCCAATGTTTTTGAATCAGAGAATGAGAGCACGAAAGGCTCGCCCAATACCTGGAACACGCCCATGAATAGGCAGATCAGGGAAGATACGACTACGAGAACGATAAGGCCCTTCTTTGCAGTAACTGCTGCCAAGCCTTCCTTCATGCTCTTGAAGAACGGCTCCGGTTCACTCTTAACGCTTGTCTTGATGCCTGCTCTTACAACTGCGGCGGCAACGACTGTAAGGAAGAATGTGCAGATGTCGATTATAAGGATCAGCTTGATGTCGCTTACTGCAAGAATGAAGCCTGCGATGATAGGCGAGAAGATGTATCTTGATGAACCTGCCATCGATACAAGACCGTTAGCCTTTGAGTACTGTTCCTTTGTGAGGAGGTCTGTAATCGTTGCTGTATAAGAGGGCTCCAGAAGTGCCGAGAAAACAGAGCTTACCGTGGTGCCGAGATATATCTGCCAGAGTGCTGCTTCTCCCTGAAGCATGCAAATGAGGATGAAGAGAACGCCAAGACCTGATAAGCCGTCGCCGATCATCATGAGAAGTCGTCTGTCATAGCGGTCAGCAAGAACACCTGCAGGAACTCTGAGGATCAATGCCGGAAGGAATCCCAGAAGTGTGAGGAACGCCATGTCTGCAGCACTTCCCGTTTTCTGGAAAATATAAAGGCCAAGGCCGAAGCTTGTAAGTCCGCCGCCTATCGATGAAATGAATTCGCCCGCCCAGAGCAGGAGGAATCTTCCGTAATTGTTGTTTGTCTTTGTCATCTTGAATGACCGCCTTTTCGATATTGTTGACTATACTCTATCGTGCCCGTCGCGGTAAATCTTGAGTTATTCCTTGAATAATCCTTAAATGTTTCTTAAATCGGCGCGTGCGCTCTTTAATGCAATAAAAGATTTTTCTGTTATAATACGGGAGTTATCAATCCCCAAAGGAGTATGTTATGGACAAGATTATTGCTTTCGTACTCTATTTCGTGGTTGTCCTTGCCATCGGTATATTCTTCTTCATAAAGAGTAAGGGCGGCGACGAGAAAGAGTATTTCCTTGGCGGTCGTCACATGGGTCCTTTTGTTACTGCGATGAGTGCGCAGGCATCGGACATGAGCGGCTGGCTTTTGATGGGTTTCCCGGGTTCGCTTTTTGCGTTCGGTATGGGACAGGTTTGGATCGGAATCGGTCTGGCATTAGGAACAGCTGCCAACTGGATCTTTGTAGCTACAAGGCTCCGCCGTTTCTCCAAAGCTTCCGGCGACTCCATCACGCTTCCCCAGTACCTCACAAACAGATTCGCAAGCCAGAGCTCGGTTCTGAAGGTCGTATGCGCTATCATCTTCCTTATCAGCTTCACGGTTTACGTAGCTTCAGGCTTCGTTGCAGGTACTGCAGTATTCACATCAGTTATCCCGTGGTTTGCAGATCATCAGCACCTCGCTATGATCCTCTTTGCGGTTTTGATCCTTATCTATACATTTTTAGGCGGTTACAAGGCTGTTTGCTGGACAGACTTTTTCCAGGGCCTCATGATGCTCGTTGCGCTTCTCGCAGTTCCGATCGTTATGCAGGCAGTCGGCAGCCACGATGCTTCCTTCTACGGTGCGTTCAATAGTGAAGTTTCCGCTTTTGGCACAGATCCTTTCGCAGCTCCCTGGCAGGAGATCGTTACGGGTCTTGGCTGGGGCTTAGGTTACTTCGGTATGCCTCATATCCTCGTACGTTTCATGTCCATCGAGAAGCCTTCCCAGATTAAGAAGTCTGCTACAGTTGCAATTATCTGGGTAATTCTCACTTTAGGCGCTGCTGCAGTTATCGCTTACCTCGGAAGAACTTACATTCTTCCCAACGGCGAATCACTTGCTGAGATGCTCCTTCCTGACGCACGTAAGAACATCTTCATCGAAGTTGTTACACACATCTTCCCGGGCTTCATCGCAGGCATTTTGCTCTCGGCTATCATCGCTGCCGCAATGTCTACGGCTGACTCCCAGCTCCTCGTTGCATCTTCCGCATTTACGAGCGATATCTATAAGCCTTTGATCCGTAAGAACAAGGCTTCCGATTCAGAGATGCTCTGGCTTGGCCGTGTCGTCGTTCTTGTAGTTGCTATCGTCGCTTTCTTCATCGCTGTTCAGGGTCTTGACGATCCCAAGTCCTGGGCTTCCGACATCATGAACATGGTTGAGAACGCATGGGGTCTCTTCGGCGCAGCCTTCGGACCTGTCGTTATCCTCTCACTGTTCTGGAAGCGCTTTAACTACAAGGGCGCTGTTGCAGGCATCATTGCAGGCGCCGTTGCCGACATCGCTTGGCTCCTTCTCTTCACAGACACGATCATGCCTGCCGCTATTAGCAGCACAGGTGTTTATGAGATTGTTCCCGGCTTCATCTGCGGTCTTATCGTTGCAATTATCGTTACAGTTGTAACAAAGGCTCCGGGCAAGGAAGTCGAAGCAATCTACGCAAGAGCTACAGATAAGTCCATCGACGACTGATCTGTTTCCACTCATGTTTTTACCGGCCCTGAGGTTCGCTTCAGGGCCGTTTTTATTGGGCGTTTTTGGGGTGTTATTGGTGTGACGGACTAATTTTATGTTTTTGGTTTTTTAGTACGTAATTTTTGAGGCTTTAGTTGGCTTCCCAGGATTTTTTACGTACTAATTTTCGAAAATGCATTATTAGTCCGTAACTATTTGGAAAATAGCTGCCACAGAAGGCTGATTTTACGTACTAATCTTTAAAGACGCATTTTTAGTACGTCGAATTGGTCATATAACGCGAGTTGAAGGGTGAAAACTACGTACTAATTTTAGTGTTTGAGTTTTTAGTACGTCATAGTTGTAGTGTGTCATACGAAAATAAACGTAAATCTACCTTTTCGTATGTCGGCCCGAAAAAACAAAAACCACCAAAAAACAAACGGCCTCAAAGAAAACTTCAAGGCCGTAACACTACTAATAGATTCAAATCACTCAGAATGAGACTTTTATCGTCATGCTCTTGCCGTCGGGGCAGATTGCTTTGATCGAGCCGCCGTGAGCTTCGGCAACGGCCTTGGCGATCGCGAGGCCTACGCCTGTGCCGCCGGTCTCAGTATTACGGGAACTGTCAGGGCGGTAGAAGCGGTCGAACAAAAGATCAACGTCCGGCGGAGTTTCGTAATTGCAGGTGTTGTAGACTTCGATTCTGGCCTTGTTCTTCTTGGAATAGACGGAGAATCTGATCTCGCCTCCCTTGTCGGAATAGCGGACGGCGTTATCGAGGAGAACGGACATCATCTGCTGGATGCCGGCCTTGTCGCCAAAGACATCAACGTTCTCGGAAATATCAACTGTCATCTTTTTGCCGCGGCCCTTTGCCTGTGACTGGTAGATATCGACGGTCTCCCATGCGGCGTTGCTTAATGAGAAGCGCTCCTTGTTTGGCAGAGGGAGGTCTTCATCGAGCCTGGATAAGGTGACGAGTTCGCTGACGAGCTTTGTCATGCGGCCTGTCTGCTTCTTGATATTGTCGGTCCATTCATCGTCGCCGTGCTCTGCCGTAATGACGTCGAGGCTCGTGGAGATGGACGTCAGAGGGGTCTTGAGCTCGTGGCTCGCGTCGGTGATGAACTGTTTTTGCTGCTTGATGTTGTTTTCGATAGGCTTGATCGCTTTCTTGGATATGATCACGACAAGGATGAAAACAAGTGTAAGACTTAAGACAGAGATGATTATGGACAGATCCAGGAGAGACTTTGCGATCTGGAGTTCTCTGCTGGCATTAAGGAAAATGATGACCGTGGCATCGTCAGATTCGGTTTTCAGGTAGCGGTAGTTGCCGATATAGCCCTTGTCTGACTTTTTGGAGAGGGCCTTTTCCGCGTATTCGGCGGCGCTGTCCTCGTCGACGGAAGCGATGAAATCCATTGAAATATATGCGGCGTCGCCGGTGTCATCAACGCGGACGATGAAGAAGCGCATCATGTAGCCCGCTTCCATGTCCTGGCGGCCCTCGAAAGGATTGCCTTCGCCACGTGGTTCGGGCTTGAAATCGCGCGGAGAACGGAAATCAGAATTAGCGATCGATTGGATGGAGTTATCAACACGTGTGGTGATAGCCGCATATGTGAAAACATTGACCAGAACAGCTATCAGCGTGATAACTGCAAAGAATGCCAGCATAGCGGCCAATATGAAGCGCCAGCGGAGTTTTTTCAGCATTTGATTTCCTCCAGGGAATAACCGGAACCGCGGATTGTCTTGATCTCAACATTGGCATCGATCGAACGGAGCTTCTTTCTTACAAAACCGATATGTGTCCAGACGACGTCGATGTCTGAATCTGATTCAAATCCCCAGATCTTGTCCATCAGGTGTTCTGTCGAAAATACGAATCCCGGATGCAGTACAAAAAGCTCGATGAGCTGGTATTCCTTATTTGTGAGTTTGACGCTCTTGTCACCGACCTTCATTTCATAGCGGTTGCCGTCGAGGATTAGATTGCCGACCTTCTGGAGGGAGTCGGAATAGTTTTCGCTTCTTCTTCCCAGAGCCTTTATCCTGGCGATCAGTTCGCTCGTTGCAAAGGGCTTCGGAAGGTAGTCATCGGCACCGGCCTCGAGTCCTGCGACACGGTCTTCGAGCTCAGCTTTTGCGGTAAGCATAAGTACGGGTGTGGTGATATGGTTTTTGCGGATAAGTGACAGGACTTCGAGGCCGTTCATGCCGGGCATCATGATATCTAACACGATGACTTCATATGTATCGGAGGAGATATAGGACCATGCATCATCACCGTTGTGAACAATGTCAACGGAATATTTTGCTTTTTCGAGCAAGAGCTTTAACGCCTTTGCAGTAGCGACTTCGTCTTCGGCAATGAGTATACGCATGGATACACCTCCTTTTCGAACAGTTTATTAGGGCAACCTGAAATGCACCTGAAATCCTGACAATAGTATAATACTGATTAGACATTACATGTCCAAAAGCTCGAAAAAACGGCAATTCTCGCTTTGTGTCGTGTTAATTTCCCCATGGACATCGTATCCTCAAACCGGCCGAAAGGAGGAATCCAAGCTTGGATCAGAAAAAGACAGGACAGTTTCTCAAGACCTTACGTAATGAGAAGGGACTTACCCAGGAACAGCTGGCACAGAAATTTAACGTCAGTAACAGATCCGTTTCCAGATGGGAGACGGGTACGAATCTTCCTGATATCTCATTGCTGGTCGAGATAGCCGATTTCTATGATGTCGATGTCAGGGAGATCATAGACGGGGAAAGGAAAAGCGAGATGATGGACCAGGAAACAAGAGAGGTCGCCGGCAAGATGGCGGACTATGCAACAGGCGAGAAAAGCAAGCTTTTGAGGCTTGTGCAGGTATTGTCGATAATAGGAGTAGGATTAACGGTCGTTGCAATAGTACTTCAGACATTGGCATATGAACCGGACTTGAAGCGCGCCGGAGCGATATTTGCGACATTCTTAGGCTTTATAGTCATGAGCATAATCACGCTCTACGTAACGGGCCTTTTGCAGAGGTTCAGTAAGCACAGGA includes:
- a CDS encoding signal transduction histidine kinase — protein: MLKKLRWRFILAAMLAFFAVITLIAVLVNVFTYAAITTRVDNSIQSIANSDFRSPRDFKPEPRGEGNPFEGRQDMEAGYMMRFFIVRVDDTGDAAYISMDFIASVDEDSAAEYAEKALSKKSDKGYIGNYRYLKTESDDATVIIFLNASRELQIAKSLLDLSIIISVLSLTLVFILVVIISKKAIKPIENNIKQQKQFITDASHELKTPLTSISTSLDVITAEHGDDEWTDNIKKQTGRMTKLVSELVTLSRLDEDLPLPNKERFSLSNAAWETVDIYQSQAKGRGKKMTVDISENVDVFGDKAGIQQMMSVLLDNAVRYSDKGGEIRFSVYSKKNKARIEVYNTCNYETPPDVDLLFDRFYRPDSSRNTETGGTGVGLAIAKAVAEAHGGSIKAICPDGKSMTIKVSF
- a CDS encoding MFS transporter; translation: MTKTNNNYGRFLLLWAGEFISSIGGGLTSFGLGLYIFQKTGSAADMAFLTLLGFLPALILRVPAGVLADRYDRRLLMMIGDGLSGLGVLFILICMLQGEAALWQIYLGTTVSSVFSALLEPSYTATITDLLTKEQYSKANGLVSMAGSSRYIFSPIIAGFILAVSDIKLILIIDICTFFLTVVAAAVVRAGIKTSVKSEPEPFFKSMKEGLAAVTAKKGLIVLVVVSSLICLFMGVFQVLGEPFVLSFSDSKTLGIVETVAASGMLVTSILLGIRGIKKHFVRALWMGLAVSGVGMSLFAVFENPVLICSFGFLFFAALPFANNSLDYLVRTNIPAELQGRAWGFLGFISQLGYVVAYSLSGVTADVIGKATGKGVGTGSSITIIGAGICLIIVAVAMSGIKKIRELENTDEPAATQVETA
- a CDS encoding sodium/proline symporter; this translates as MDKIIAFVLYFVVVLAIGIFFFIKSKGGDEKEYFLGGRHMGPFVTAMSAQASDMSGWLLMGFPGSLFAFGMGQVWIGIGLALGTAANWIFVATRLRRFSKASGDSITLPQYLTNRFASQSSVLKVVCAIIFLISFTVYVASGFVAGTAVFTSVIPWFADHQHLAMILFAVLILIYTFLGGYKAVCWTDFFQGLMMLVALLAVPIVMQAVGSHDASFYGAFNSEVSAFGTDPFAAPWQEIVTGLGWGLGYFGMPHILVRFMSIEKPSQIKKSATVAIIWVILTLGAAAVIAYLGRTYILPNGESLAEMLLPDARKNIFIEVVTHIFPGFIAGILLSAIIAAAMSTADSQLLVASSAFTSDIYKPLIRKNKASDSEMLWLGRVVVLVVAIVAFFIAVQGLDDPKSWASDIMNMVENAWGLFGAAFGPVVILSLFWKRFNYKGAVAGIIAGAVADIAWLLLFTDTIMPAAISSTGVYEIVPGFICGLIVAIIVTVVTKAPGKEVEAIYARATDKSIDD
- a CDS encoding DNA-binding response OmpR family regulator, which gives rise to MRILIAEDEVATAKALKLLLEKAKYSVDIVHNGDDAWSYISSDTYEVIVLDIMMPGMNGLEVLSLIRKNHITTPVLMLTAKAELEDRVAGLEAGADDYLPKPFATSELIARIKALGRRSENYSDSLQKVGNLILDGNRYEMKVGDKSVKLTNKEYQLIELFVLHPGFVFSTEHLMDKIWGFESDSDIDVVWTHIGFVRKKLRSIDANVEIKTIRGSGYSLEEIKC